A stretch of the Sphingobacterium thalpophilum genome encodes the following:
- a CDS encoding site-specific integrase — protein MEREKRSTFKLLFYLKKNEPKKNGNVPVMGRITIDGTPKTFGTKLEINPETWDLKHGRVLGKSNLATDINQKLDKIRVRINKIYEDMMKDDGFATSQKVKLSFLGVGVMEDAILRVFKEQNEDFEKMVSKGKRSQNTYNKYKTVFNHLSEFIKERYHRDDMAFRELTGDFIREFDFFLRIDKECTHNTVWVYTMPVIALADLAIKKGLIKQNPFEDYEISMQEIDRSYLLKENVEKLMLLKLSKPKYELVKDLFIFSCFTGLSYIDIKKLKWSNIQSFFDGHQWIISRRKKSDVSSNVRLLEIPKRIIEKYRGLTRNDYVFPMPSNATCNSHVAKLIKEAEIVTEQKVTFHTARHTFATMFLTEGVPLESLSKMMGHKNISTTQIYAKITSQKISKDMDLVSHKFAGMEAAFIDMESDVLV, from the coding sequence ATGGAGCGTGAGAAAAGATCCACTTTCAAGTTATTGTTCTACTTGAAAAAGAACGAACCTAAGAAAAACGGAAATGTCCCTGTTATGGGCCGTATTACCATTGATGGAACTCCGAAAACATTTGGAACCAAATTAGAAATCAATCCTGAGACGTGGGACTTAAAACACGGTCGTGTTTTGGGAAAGAGCAATCTGGCAACCGACATCAACCAGAAACTCGATAAAATACGCGTTCGCATCAACAAAATCTATGAAGACATGATGAAAGATGATGGCTTTGCGACCTCACAAAAAGTAAAGCTGTCTTTCCTTGGTGTGGGTGTTATGGAAGACGCTATCTTAAGGGTATTTAAAGAGCAAAATGAAGATTTTGAAAAAATGGTTTCAAAAGGAAAGCGATCACAGAACACTTACAATAAATACAAGACAGTATTCAATCACCTTTCCGAATTTATCAAAGAGCGATACCATAGAGATGATATGGCCTTTAGGGAGTTAACAGGTGATTTTATTCGTGAATTTGATTTTTTTCTTCGCATTGATAAGGAATGTACACACAATACGGTTTGGGTTTATACGATGCCTGTTATTGCCTTGGCTGATCTAGCAATTAAAAAAGGCCTAATAAAACAAAATCCTTTTGAAGATTATGAAATCAGTATGCAAGAAATTGATCGTAGCTATCTCCTAAAGGAAAATGTAGAAAAGCTCATGTTATTGAAGCTTTCTAAACCTAAATACGAACTTGTAAAAGACCTTTTTATTTTCAGTTGTTTTACTGGCCTTTCATACATTGACATTAAGAAGCTGAAATGGAGTAACATCCAATCTTTCTTTGATGGCCATCAATGGATCATTAGCAGGAGGAAGAAATCTGACGTTTCTTCAAATGTCAGACTTCTGGAAATCCCCAAACGTATTATAGAAAAATACCGGGGGTTAACCAGGAATGATTATGTATTTCCTATGCCCTCAAACGCAACCTGCAATAGCCATGTTGCTAAACTTATTAAGGAGGCTGAGATTGTTACTGAGCAGAAAGTTACCTTCCATACCGCACGTCATACATTCGCTACAATGTTTCTAACTGAAGGTGTACCCCTTGAAAGCCTTAGCAAAATGATGGGTCATAAAAATATTTCGACCACACAAATCTATGCAAAGATTACAAGCCAGAAAATCAGTAAGGATATGGATTTGGTATCTCATAAATTTGCTGGAATGGAAGCTGCCTTTATTGACATGGAAAGTGATGTTCTTGTTTAG
- a CDS encoding DUF4238 domain-containing protein has product MGISKRHHYIPQFLIKRFADKDNMLYLYDKEKQAFAKEKRSPKSVFFEMNRNTWYFEGTPNDNMEKLYAELDEKFSKDIVEISRTGIITEEALTSILVMASSMKWRLPSNDDLFDAKHKEYPYDKLPINIVIKREDGSDHKEALEYLMNSELFKQTKKLIFPFLPFYDNLNISKEKLLQVHRNSYVNTNPNIKSILGDAPLIESDTNNLEDFGNFILPLSSSETFICNDSQTKRVQNIAFYLNKDLAMFHQAKKYVVSNDIEYLKQIIDAYSQLQANGQVEIISRYLFRLA; this is encoded by the coding sequence ATGGGTATTTCCAAGAGACATCACTATATCCCGCAATTCCTCATAAAGCGATTTGCTGACAAAGACAATATGCTTTATCTCTACGACAAGGAGAAACAGGCTTTTGCAAAAGAAAAAAGAAGTCCCAAATCTGTCTTTTTCGAAATGAACAGAAATACCTGGTACTTTGAAGGAACGCCTAATGACAACATGGAAAAACTCTATGCCGAACTTGATGAGAAATTTTCAAAAGATATAGTAGAAATATCACGTACAGGCATTATTACTGAAGAGGCGTTAACATCCATATTGGTCATGGCATCATCCATGAAATGGCGATTACCATCAAATGATGATCTCTTTGATGCCAAACATAAAGAATACCCTTATGATAAACTCCCTATCAACATTGTAATCAAAAGGGAGGATGGTTCCGACCACAAGGAAGCATTGGAATATCTAATGAACTCAGAATTATTTAAACAAACAAAAAAATTGATCTTTCCCTTTCTTCCTTTCTATGACAACCTTAACATCAGTAAAGAAAAATTACTGCAGGTACACCGCAATAGTTATGTAAATACCAATCCCAACATCAAATCAATTCTTGGCGATGCCCCATTGATAGAAAGCGACACTAATAATCTTGAAGATTTTGGCAATTTCATATTACCACTTAGTAGCAGCGAAACATTTATTTGCAATGATTCGCAGACAAAACGTGTTCAGAATATTGCATTCTATCTTAATAAGGATTTAGCAATGTTCCATCAGGCTAAAAAATATGTCGTAAGTAATGATATAGAGTATCTTAAGCAGATTATAGATGCTTATTCCCAGCTTCAAGCTAATGGGCAGGTAGAAATAATATCCCGCTACTTGTTTCGGTTAGCCTAA
- a CDS encoding single-stranded DNA-binding protein: MNITGRLTKDADVRTTSQDRQVVNFSIATNDSYRNKQGERIEQTTYFDCSYWISPKVAKILTKGTLVELTGRVSARAWTGNDGEAHAGLNFHTSNIKLHGGSKKSETVQATAQTAGNSTAGQGTEDDLPF; the protein is encoded by the coding sequence ATGAACATCACAGGAAGACTGACAAAGGATGCGGATGTACGCACAACGTCACAGGACAGACAAGTAGTAAACTTTTCGATAGCGACAAACGACAGCTACCGAAACAAACAGGGCGAGCGCATAGAGCAAACGACCTATTTCGACTGCTCCTATTGGATAAGCCCGAAAGTAGCCAAGATACTAACCAAAGGCACTTTGGTGGAACTCACAGGCAGGGTAAGTGCAAGAGCGTGGACAGGCAATGACGGCGAAGCACACGCAGGACTGAATTTCCATACCTCAAACATCAAACTGCACGGAGGTAGCAAGAAATCAGAAACCGTACAAGCTACTGCACAAACGGCAGGTAACAGTACAGCGGGACAAGGCACAGAGGATGATCTCCCATTTTAA
- a CDS encoding DUF932 domain-containing protein: MAHNINFNERTGRYSFFSVQQKAWHGLGQIVEQYPTSEEAIKYAGLDYEVVKSPLFTKGSGIIETSGGIEIGSSELEVPNYFANIRADNNAVLGVVGKDYHIVQNREAFNFFDAIVGGGEGILYETAGALGNGERIFITAKLPDYIRVGNGDDVTEKYIFLTTSHDGSGSITAAFTPIRIVCQNTLNASLRSMTNVVRIKHTSGAKQRIENAHKIMGLANTLSNQLEGIFNEWTKVKVSDREVKKLIQLALCPNKETLDLLKKGAEDEVSTVFKNVVDDAFSYAMISDTQQMDTTKGTLFGAYNAVTGYYQNVRNYKNDEAKLQSIVLGGTAQLKSQKAFELCTAFALNGAEILNLN, from the coding sequence ATGGCACATAATATCAATTTCAACGAGAGAACAGGACGTTATTCATTCTTTAGCGTACAACAAAAAGCGTGGCACGGTTTGGGGCAAATTGTAGAACAATACCCAACAAGCGAGGAAGCTATCAAGTATGCAGGGTTAGATTATGAAGTCGTAAAATCCCCACTGTTTACCAAAGGTTCGGGTATTATCGAAACTTCGGGCGGTATCGAGATAGGCAGTAGCGAATTGGAAGTACCTAACTATTTCGCCAACATACGCGCAGATAACAATGCAGTATTGGGCGTAGTGGGTAAAGATTACCATATCGTACAGAACCGTGAAGCCTTTAATTTCTTTGATGCCATTGTAGGCGGTGGCGAGGGAATTTTATACGAAACCGCAGGAGCGTTAGGCAACGGAGAACGCATTTTTATCACAGCCAAACTGCCCGACTATATCCGTGTAGGCAATGGCGATGATGTAACGGAAAAGTACATTTTCCTAACCACTTCGCACGATGGTAGCGGAAGTATTACAGCCGCATTTACTCCTATCAGGATTGTATGCCAAAATACGCTGAATGCCTCCTTACGTAGTATGACCAACGTAGTCCGTATAAAACATACTTCGGGAGCAAAACAACGTATTGAGAACGCTCACAAGATTATGGGACTTGCCAACACGTTGAGCAACCAATTAGAGGGCATTTTCAACGAGTGGACAAAAGTAAAAGTATCAGACCGAGAAGTAAAAAAGCTAATCCAATTGGCACTTTGCCCCAACAAGGAAACACTTGACCTACTCAAAAAAGGTGCAGAGGATGAAGTATCGACCGTATTTAAAAATGTGGTTGATGATGCTTTTAGCTATGCGATGATAAGCGACACACAACAAATGGACACGACCAAAGGTACATTGTTCGGAGCGTACAACGCTGTGACAGGCTACTATCAGAACGTAAGAAACTACAAGAACGATGAAGCCAAGCTACAGAGTATTGTATTGGGTGGTACTGCTCAACTCAAATCACAGAAAGCATTTGAATTGTGCACCGCATTTGCTTTGAACGGTGCGGAAATCCTAAATCTTAACTAA
- a CDS encoding SusC/RagA family TonB-linked outer membrane protein — protein MRNLSALFLTSMVVSVAYGQTSIQGVVKDGTSMISMPGVTVSIKGKAVSTKTDATGKFQISAAPTDSLVFNFLGYRTQTVYIGNQTQLSVFLENENKALEEVVVIGYGTQKKADLTGSISSLKSSDITKQPAMSAMQSIQGKAAGLNIVANEAPGSSPNVIIRGLGTALSGRNPLYIVDGIAQDDINNISPSDIESMDVLKDASSASIYGLRAANGVIIVTTKKGKAGSVNINYESYAGMKKILNRVKMANGEQFRTYFNENLSSLGIKEWSLKPNQPFETDWYDELIKTGTVFNNAINIAGGSEKIDYFVSANNYTENGILEGSKYVRNTIRNNNVYKFLNNRLKFSQNLNLTLTTSTPKPNSAFTTAYKQSPLVPLQYSNGRYGIGRVNQSTGLVGIEGSSGQKIGNLNSIGNPVYEVLRQNERLNTLRLQGSFEGEFKITDYLKLNSRIGANKFYSKQRVFTDIKDNWLQANPLKTEANFYEEKAKGKPGNVTFADNSLKYENLEQFRWSWETFLTFNKTFDKHNLEAVLGMSREKYDINSMNSQTGYNVPGKEQYWNIDLASDEYQLITRQTYYTPRALASYFGRVQYNYDSRYYVTATLRRDASSVFRNTGKYWGTFPSFGIGWTASNEQFMKDVNWISFFKVRANYGHLGNQNIPLNVFNIFSSPVSSNYNYVFGPEQNMVYGSAKGTPPVDLSWEITKEAGAGIDFTLFNNLSGSVDYYHKKNTNTILDVTPIYSSPDEKNYYAHGAKVVNQGVEVTLNWNKTISPEFSYSVGVNYAYNNNKVTEVVHTFDGATGGSLNNGEITKQLRVGQPIYAWWMFESIGVYQDENDVASHPSFGPAKPGYLKYKDQNGDGVIDTRDKKFFGSFIPSSTYGINLGINYKAIDFNVSGYGVAGNKIYNGMKSTRIDGGENIALSTFENRWTGPGSTNVHPGAERAIWASNYFLESGSYFRINNITLGYTFNRLYSTK, from the coding sequence ATGAGGAATCTATCCGCATTATTTCTGACATCCATGGTCGTTTCAGTTGCCTATGGGCAAACTTCCATCCAGGGAGTAGTCAAAGATGGCACCAGCATGATATCCATGCCGGGCGTCACTGTCAGTATCAAAGGAAAGGCTGTATCTACAAAAACAGATGCAACGGGGAAATTTCAGATCAGTGCTGCTCCGACTGATTCGTTAGTATTCAACTTTCTGGGCTATCGGACACAGACGGTCTACATCGGAAACCAAACGCAGCTTAGTGTCTTTTTAGAGAACGAAAATAAGGCGCTTGAAGAAGTTGTTGTCATCGGCTACGGTACACAAAAGAAGGCTGATCTAACAGGTTCTATTAGCTCGTTAAAATCATCCGATATTACCAAACAACCGGCGATGTCGGCCATGCAGTCCATACAAGGCAAAGCAGCCGGCTTAAATATCGTTGCCAACGAAGCGCCAGGCTCATCACCGAATGTTATTATCAGGGGTTTAGGAACAGCTTTATCCGGACGTAATCCACTATATATCGTGGACGGTATTGCACAAGATGATATCAACAATATCAGCCCTTCCGATATCGAATCTATGGATGTTCTGAAAGATGCCTCTTCAGCTTCAATTTACGGATTGAGAGCAGCAAACGGTGTTATCATTGTTACAACAAAAAAAGGTAAAGCTGGATCGGTTAATATCAATTATGAAAGTTACGCGGGTATGAAGAAAATCCTCAACCGCGTTAAGATGGCCAACGGAGAACAGTTTAGGACGTATTTCAATGAAAATTTGTCGTCATTGGGGATAAAGGAGTGGTCACTAAAACCAAATCAACCATTTGAAACGGATTGGTATGACGAACTTATTAAAACGGGAACTGTATTTAATAATGCTATAAATATAGCGGGTGGTTCAGAAAAAATCGACTATTTCGTTTCGGCAAACAACTACACTGAAAACGGGATCCTTGAAGGCTCTAAATATGTGCGGAATACTATTCGTAATAACAACGTTTACAAATTTCTGAACAATCGGCTAAAGTTCTCACAAAATCTAAATCTGACTTTAACCACCTCAACCCCAAAACCTAATAGTGCGTTTACTACAGCCTATAAACAATCCCCGTTGGTCCCCCTACAATACTCCAATGGTCGATATGGTATTGGACGCGTTAATCAATCAACGGGTTTAGTAGGTATAGAAGGGAGTTCCGGCCAGAAGATTGGAAATTTAAACTCCATAGGAAATCCGGTTTATGAAGTACTAAGACAAAACGAACGCCTAAACACCTTAAGGCTTCAAGGAAGTTTTGAAGGAGAATTCAAAATTACAGACTATCTGAAACTGAATTCACGCATCGGTGCTAATAAATTTTATTCAAAGCAGCGTGTTTTTACTGATATAAAAGACAATTGGCTGCAAGCAAACCCTTTAAAAACGGAGGCTAATTTCTATGAAGAAAAAGCCAAGGGTAAACCGGGAAATGTCACTTTTGCTGATAATAGTCTGAAATACGAAAATCTCGAACAGTTCAGATGGTCTTGGGAAACGTTTTTAACATTTAATAAGACATTTGACAAGCATAATCTCGAAGCTGTTCTGGGAATGTCACGTGAAAAATATGATATCAACAGTATGAACAGTCAAACAGGCTACAATGTCCCCGGAAAGGAGCAGTATTGGAATATCGACTTAGCGTCGGATGAATATCAGCTCATCACGCGTCAAACCTATTACACGCCACGTGCATTAGCTTCTTATTTTGGAAGAGTTCAGTACAACTATGATAGTCGTTATTACGTGACAGCAACGCTACGTCGAGATGCATCAAGCGTGTTCCGAAATACAGGCAAATATTGGGGCACTTTCCCTTCCTTTGGCATAGGTTGGACAGCTTCCAATGAACAGTTCATGAAGGACGTCAATTGGATTAGTTTTTTTAAAGTACGAGCTAACTATGGGCACTTAGGAAATCAGAACATTCCATTAAATGTCTTTAATATATTTTCTAGTCCAGTAAGCTCTAATTATAACTACGTCTTCGGTCCAGAGCAGAACATGGTTTATGGAAGTGCCAAGGGGACACCCCCAGTTGACCTAAGCTGGGAGATCACCAAAGAGGCTGGCGCCGGAATTGACTTCACATTATTTAATAATCTGTCCGGATCTGTGGATTATTATCACAAGAAAAATACTAATACGATCTTAGATGTAACGCCCATATATTCCTCACCTGACGAAAAGAACTATTATGCACATGGAGCTAAAGTAGTTAATCAAGGGGTCGAAGTTACGTTAAATTGGAACAAGACAATATCACCAGAATTTAGCTATTCTGTAGGGGTCAACTACGCTTATAACAACAACAAGGTAACAGAAGTTGTTCATACCTTTGACGGCGCAACCGGTGGTAGTTTAAACAATGGCGAAATCACCAAACAACTACGTGTCGGACAACCAATTTATGCTTGGTGGATGTTTGAATCCATTGGTGTGTATCAGGATGAAAACGATGTCGCAAGCCATCCTTCTTTTGGGCCGGCTAAGCCAGGATATCTAAAATATAAAGATCAAAATGGTGATGGTGTAATCGATACACGCGATAAAAAGTTCTTTGGTTCGTTCATTCCAAGCTCCACCTATGGCATCAATCTTGGCATTAATTATAAAGCGATTGACTTCAATGTTTCTGGATATGGCGTGGCAGGCAATAAAATATACAACGGGATGAAAAGCACACGTATAGATGGCGGAGAGAACATTGCACTCTCGACCTTTGAAAACCGTTGGACAGGGCCAGGATCTACGAATGTACATCCGGGGGCCGAGCGGGCAATATGGGCTTCAAATTACTTTCTGGAATCCGGCAGCTATTTTCGCATAAACAATATCACCCTAGGGTATACATTTAATAGGCTTTATAGTACAAAATAA